CTTTGCCGAAGTTAATATTCGCTCCGCCAACTCGGAGTGGAGCGAATACAGCAGCAAGGTACAAGCAACGCTCGATGCATACGGCGGTGTATTCCTGATCCGCGGCGGCACGCAAAACGTGCTGGAAGGAACGGCGAATGGTGCCACTATCGTCGTACTCGAATTCGAAAGCTCCCAACGCGCGGAAGAATGGTATGCATCGACTGCTTATCAGGACATCCTGCCGCTAAGACTGCGTAATGCAGATGCGCGAGTCATGTGTCTCTCCGGCAGCAACTGAACGCATACGAAGGTTGCGTCCGTTCTATCAACGGACGGAACTCATTGCACACATCGCCGGAGGCAGAATGATCGAAACGAAAGGTCGACTCGCAGGAAAGGTGGCGTTCATCACGGGCGCGGGCGCCGGTATTGGACGGGTCGCGGCCGAGCGGTTCGCACTTGAGGGCGCGGCAGTCATCATTGCGGAATTCGACGCAGACAGCGGTGAAGCCGTTACCGAAGCGATCCTCGGACACGGCGGCACGGCGAAGTTCGTTCGGACCGACGTCACGAACGAAAATAGCGTGCGTGAGGCCATCAAGTCGGCAGTTGAATTCGGCGGCAAGATCGACGTGCTTTATAACAACGCAGGTGGATCGAGCAGGATCGACGCACGTGTCACCGATTGCCCGGCCGACGAGTTCTGGCGAGCGGTCAAACTCGATCTTTTCGGCACCTGGATAGCATGCAAGTATGGGATCGCGGCCATGCTTGAGAGCGGTGGAGGTTCGGTCATCAATAGCTGCTCCGTGTTTGCACTCGTCGGCACGCGAGGAAAAGACGCGTATACGGCCACTAAGGGCGGCATCGCATCGCTTACACGTTCGATGGCCGTCGAGTACGCGCCCCATCGCATCCGCGTCAATGCGCTCGCCCCGGCGGTAACGACGACCAGACGCGTGCTCGGTCTCATCGAAACGCAACCGGAGGTGATGAACAAGACGAGCGAGCGTCAATTGCTCGGCCTCGTCGAGCCAGAGGAAGTGGCGATGACCGCCCTGTTCCTGGCATCGGACGAATCGAGGAAGACGACAGGCCAGATCTTCGCAATCGATGGCGGTTTTTCGATTTCATGACGGGCACGAAGATCGACAGTGCCTGTGCCGTGGAGGTGTTGCTCGCGAACGTGCGTGTCGATGCCAACGCGGTACCCGGAAACCGAAGCGCCTGATCGCGCCACGGATTACGACATCGTCGCGCCGACTCGAAGGTGCTCGGTGCGATGGATGTCCGGAAAGGGCACGCGCTCGACTACCTGCTCGCGACCGAAATGAATTTCGATGTGATGATGAGCATTTCGACTGCTCACCGCACAAGCAGCGAGACTCCAGCGCGTATGCCTAGAACGCAGATCGTCTAACGTAATACTTTGCGGTTATAAATTTGCATACCTAATTATTAATCTAACAAATACGTGTTGAGGAATTCGAAAATGTAACAGTTAGTTTGAGAATTGAAACCGAAAAAAGTAGTCAAGATCGGAGACCGGTATGGCCTTGGTAATTGTTCTGTTTTCTCTGGCGTTTCTCATGCTCGCGGCATATCGCGGCTACAGCGTCATTCTTTTTGCTCCGATCGCAGCGCTCGGCGCCGTCTTCCTCACGGAACCCGCAGCCGTCGCGCCGGTGTTCTCGGGCATCTTCATGGAAAAGATGGTTGGTTTCGTGAAGCTCTACTTCCCGGTGTTTCTGCTTGGCGCGCTATTCGGAAAGGTGATCGAAATATCGGGATTTGCCGCAGCCATCGTTGCTGCCGCCATTCGATATATCGGTCGTTCGCGTGCAAACGTCGTGATTATCACGGTTTGCGCGTTGCTGACTTACGGCGGGGTATCGGTATTCGTTGTCGTGTTTGCGGTTTATCCATTCGCTGCAGAACTCTATCGGCAGAGCAATATTCCGAAGCGGTTAATGCCAGGCGTTATCGCGCTCGGTGCGTTCTGCTTCACCATGGACGCGCTCCCAGGCACGCCGCAGATTCAAAACATCATCCCGTCCACCTTTTTCAGGACTACGGGTTGGGCCGCACCTGCGCTTGGAGTGAGCGGTTCAGTATTCATGCTCGTCATCGGATTGATCTATGTCGAGTGGCGTCGAAAGAGCGCGATGGCAAAGGGCGAAGGGTACGGCACGTCACTCGTTAACGAGCCAGAGCGCCTGGCAGAGAACATGTTGCCCAACCCGGTGCTGGCGATCATGCCGCTGATCCTGGTCGGCGTCTCGAACTACTGCTTCACGAAGTGGATTCCGCACTGGTATGGACCTTCGTACACCGTGGCACCGGAGGTGCTGCCAGGCGTGCATGGTCAGGTTACGACGTCGATCAAGGCGGTTACCGCGATCTGGGCCGTCGAGGCTGCATTGATTCTCGGCATCGCGCTCGTGGTGTTGACAGCTTTCAGGCGGGTCTCCGCCACTATCGCCGATGGCACGCGCGCTGCCGCAGGCGGCGCATTGTTGGCCGCAATGAATACGGCGTCGGAATATGGTTTCGGTGCGGTAATCGCCGCGTTGCCGGGTTTCATGGTCGTAAGCGACGCACTCAAGACAATACCTAACCCACTTGTCAATGCCGCGGTGTCGGTGGGCACGCTGGCAGGCATCACGGGTTCGGCCTCTGGCGGTATGAGTATCGCGCTTGCCGCGACATCCGATTTGTTGATCAGGAATGCCCACGCCGCGCATATACCGTTGGATGTCCTGCATCGCGTCGTCGCGATGGCGAGTGGCGGCATGGACACGCTGCCGCACAACGGCGCCGTCATCACGTTGCTGGCGGTGACCGGGCTGACGCATCGTCAGTCGTATCGGGAGATTTTCGCCATCACCCTCATCAAGACGATGGCCGTGGCATTCGTCATCTCCGTGTATTACCTCACTGGGTGGGTTTGAAAACTGTTTTGCAGTCTCGTCTCAACCAGCAGTGTCCCTAAAAAACAAAGACTTTATTGGAGATCTTCATATGCGGAAGCTTCCTCTTGCCTGTGCCTTTTTGTGCTCGGTCAGTGGCGTCGCACATTCACAAAGCAACGTATTGCTGTATGGCATCCTTGATGAAGGAGTGCAATTCAACAGCAATGCAGGAGGAAATCGTCAATATTACCTGGCGAGCGGCGAATTGAATGGCAGCCGTTGGGGCATGCGAGGGAACGAGGATCTGGGCGGTGGCCTGAAAGCGATGTTCGTGCTCGAAAACGGCTTCGATGAGAATACCGGAAAACTGGGTCAGGGTGGACTCGAGTTTGGTCGACAAGCTTATGTCGGATTGTCGAACAGTCTTGGTACCGTCACGCTCGGTCGCCAGTACGATTCAGTGGTCGATTTCGTCGGGATTCTTGAAGCAGGCGATCAGTGGGCAGGATACCTCGGCGCGCATCCGGCGGACAATGACAATTTCAACAATACTAACCGCGTCAACAACGCGGTCAAATTCACGAGCAGGGGCCTGGGTGGATTGACCTTCGGGGGCATGTACAGCCTCGGCGGTCTTGCCGGAGACCCGACACGCAATCAGATATGGTCGTTCGGCGCCGGCTATACGAGCGGTCCGCTGGTTCTGGGCGCGGCATATCTCAACGTACGAAATCCGAACGTATCGTTCTATGGGTCCGGCGGCACCGTAGCGGCCACGAGTGGAGGCGTTCCGGGCTCGAACTTCGGCAACTCGCCTGTTATCTCCGGCTATGCGTCAGCGCATGTGCTACAGGTGATCGGCGCGGGGGCGGCATACACGTTTGGGGCATCCACGCTCGGCGCACTGTATTCCAATACCCGCTTCAAGGGACTGGGCGATGTATCGTCCGGGCCGGTTCCAGTGAGAGGCGTAAGCGGCAGCGCGACGCTGAACAACGTGGAGTTGAACTTCAAATACCAGTTCACGCCTGCGCTGCTCGTGGGTGCCGAGTATGTGTACACGAAAGGAAGCGGCCCTAACGGAGTGGGTGACGCCTCGTATCACCAAGGTGCTCTGGGCATCGATTACTTCCTTTCCAAACGAACCGATATCTATGCGGTGGTCGCGTTCCAGAAGGCAAGCGGGACAGATTCCAGCGGGAAACTGGCAGTCGCGTCTCTCAGCCAGATCACTCCATCCAGTACGGACAAGCAAACTGCGTTACGTTTTGCCATACGTCACAAGTTCTGATTCGAAGCGGCGGCCAATGCGGCCCGTCCGCGCTTTGTTTCATAAAACGGTCCCAGCAATCAGCACCTCGAACTGTGACTCGGGGGACGAATTCGCGATTCATCAGGGAGGAGTTGATGCTCGATGCAGCGGCAGGACTGGTCGGTGTCTTGCGGTCAACAGCCGTATCAAAGTCCGTCAACGAACCTCGGCTAAGGCTGATCTGCCCCTCCGAGATAAACCTGCAGGGCAGGCACTATCCCCGGGCTGCTTCATTCTGGCAGCGCGCCGGTGTCCGGAAGACTGCGTCACGGCTCAATTGAGTAAGAGGTACCGAGGGTTGTTTCAGTCGGGCAATGTGGGCAGCTAGCCATAACGGGCTTAGTAGCGCGGGTTCGGATTGATAGATGAGAGTCGCCCGTTCCGTATGTCAGGTTCGCGCCTGCCTCCGACTACCAGCATGGAGAATCTTGACTGGACGGCTGGTTCGCTGACCTCTTCCGTGCAGGTCGTGATAATCGCGTTTGTCAAAGAAAACTTGACGGTATGTCAATTCTCCATGTGATTGTTAAATGTGCTTATCCCCCCGAGAATGTAGTCACAGCCTCGGGGCATCCACAATTTCAATCTCCAGATGGAACTGAGTCATGGATCTGACATTCACTGCAGAGGAAGAGGCGTTTCGCGCTGAAGTCTCGAAGTGCGGCCCATCATCACGCTCGACGGCGAGCATGAAGTCAACGAGGTGTTCTTCACCGATGTGCGCGTGCCTGTCGAGAACCTCGTCGGCGAGGAAAACAGGGGCTGGACGCACGCGAAGTATCTGCTGACCTATGAGCGGACCAACATTGCAGGTGTCGGCTTCTCGGTCGCGGCGCTGCGTCGCCTGAAGGCGGTCGCAAGCAAGGTCCAGCGCAATGGCCGCGCTCTCATCGCAGACCCGTTGTTCGCAGCGCGGCCAGCGCGCGTCGAGATCGACCTCGAAAACATGAAAACGACGAACCTGCGCGTGATCGCGGCCGTGGTAGGCGGAGGCGTGCCGGGCGCAGAGAGTTCGATGCTCAAGATTCGCGGCACGGAGATTCGCCAGGAGATTTCGTCGCTGATGCGCCGCGCGATGGGGCCGTATGCGCAACCGCTCGTCGAAGAGGCGCTTGACGGCGCCGACGATGTCGATGGGTCGAGCGCGGCGCCCCAGTACTTCAACAATCGCAAGCTGTCAATTTTTGGTGGCTCCAACGAAATTCAGAAGAACATCATCTCCAAGATGATCCTCGGGCTCTAAAGGATTCGTACCATGAATTTTCAGCACACGGAAGATCGGCGGATGCTTGCGGATTCGCTCAACCGTTTCATCGCGGATCAGTATCCATTCAATGTGCGCGACCACATCGCGCAATCGGAAGAGGGTTTCAGCCTCGACATGTGGAAGCGGTTCTGCGAACTCGGCATCGTCGGCGCATTCTTCGATGAGTCCGTCGGCGGCTTCGGCGGCGATGGCGTCGATATCGCCGTCGTGTTCGAGGCGCTTGGGCGCGGACTCGTGGTCGAGCCATTTCTGGATGTGTTGATCGTCGGACGGGCGCTTGCTCGCGCAGGCAATCAGGTTCAGCGCGGTATCGTCGCGAAGCTGATCGACGGGGACACCATCGCTGCCTTGGCACACGACGAGCCAGGCTCCCACTATGAGCCGGCGCGTGTTGCGACGCGTGCCGTGCGCAACGATAAGGGTTGGGTGCTGAGTGGCGCGAAAGGTGTCGTGCATCAGGCAGAACAGGCAGATGTGCTGCTCGTGTCGGCACGTACGTCGGGTGGAGAGCACGACGAAGCGGGCATTTCCCTCTTCGTGGTACCGCGGGTTGCCAGGGGCGTGGAGGTGCGCGGCTACCGGAAGATCGATGGTGGACGGGCGGCGGAGGTGGCGCTCAATGACGTCGCGCTCGACGCCGTCGCGCTCGTCGGCGAAGAGGGAACCGGACTCGCGACGCTCACGCTGGCAATTGGTTATGGACTTGTTGCGCTCGCATCGGAAGCGGTCGGCGCGATGGACGTCGCGAAGGAGCACACGCTCGACTATCTGCGCACGCGAAAGCAGTTCGGCGCCCCAATCGGCACGTTTCAGGCATTGCAGCATCGTATGGCCGATTTGTCGCTCGATATCGAACAGGCGCGTTCTGCAGCGATCAACGCGGCGGCTGCCGTGGCTGCCGAAGGCGTCGATCGCGAACGGACATTGTCGGCGGCAAAATACTCAATCGGTCGCATCGGCGCGCGCGTCGCGGAAGAATCGATCCAGCTGCACGGTGGGATCGGCATGACGTGGGAACTGCCGCTTTCGCACTACGCGAAGCGTCTTGTGATGATCGACCATCAGCTCGGCGATGAAGATCATCATCTCGCGCGATATATCGAGATGGGTTCGGCTATGGCGGCCTGAGTGTCGGTCGTGCCAATAAAAGGAAACCAGATATGAAGATTCTTGTACCAGTCAAGAGAGTGGTTGACTATAACGTGAAAGTCCGCGTGAAATCGGACGGCACGGGCGTCGACATCGCGAACGTGAAGATGTCGATGAATCCGTTCGACGAAATCGCGGTTGAAGAAGCCGTGCGCCTGAAAGAAGCGGGCGTGGCGACCGAAGTGATCGCCGTGTCGGCGGGTGTGACGCAATCGCAGGAAACGCTGCGCACGGCGCTGGCGATCGGTGCGGACCGCGCGATCCTGATCGAGTCTTCGGAAGAACTGCAGCCGCTGGCGGTGGCCAAGCTGCTCAAGGCGCTGGTCGACAAGGAACAGCCGCAGTTGATCATCCTCGGCAAGCAGGCTATCGACGACGATTCGAACCAGACCGGGCAGATGCTGGCCGCCCTGGCAAACCTGCCGCAAGCGACGTTCGCATCGAAAGTGGTCGTGGCCGACGGTAAAGCCACTGTGTCGCGCGAAGTGGACGGCGGTGCCGAGACGCTGTCGCTCATGCTGCCTGCAGTGGTGACGACCGACCTGCGCCTGAACGAGCCGCGCTACGTGACGCTGCCGAACATCATGAAGGCGAAGAAGAAGCCGCTGGAAATCGTCAAGCCGGAAGACCTCGGTGTCGATGTCACGCCGCGCCTGAAGACGCTGAAGGTTGTCGAGCCGCCGAAGCGCTCCGCTGGTGTGAAGGTTGCCGACGTGAAGACGCTGGTCGAGAAACTCAAGACGGAAGCCAAGGTGCTGTGAATTTTCGGGCACACGGAGACGAATGAAATGACGATTCTGGTAATTGCTGAACACGACAACGCGGCGCTGAAGGCAGCGACGCTGAATACGGTTGCTGCTGCACAGAAGATCGGCGGTGACGTGCACGTGCTGGTGGCTGGCCACAATGCGCAAGGCGCGGCTGAAGCGGCTGCGAAGGTGGCAGGTGTATCGAAGGTACTATTCGCCGACGCGCTGCAGCTGGCCGAAGACCTCGCGGAAAACGTCGAAGCTACGGCACTGAATATCGCGAAGAATTACTCGCACATCCTCGCGCCGGCGACGGCTTACGGCAAGAACATCGCGCCGCGCATTGCAGCAAAGCTCGACGTCGCACAGATCAGCGAGATTACCGCCGTGATCAGCGCCGACACGTTCGAACGCCCGATCTACGCAGGCAACGCAATCGCGACGGTTCAGTCACACGACGCGATCAAGGTCATCACCGTGCGCGCGACAGGTTTCGATCCCGCTGCCGGGGAAGGTGGCAGCGCAACAGTTGAAAAAATCGAAGCAGCACCCGATGCAGGCATTTCGCAGTTCGTGAGCCGAGAAGTGACGAAGCTCGACCGTCCGGAACTGACGTCGGCGAACATCATCGTATCGGGCGGTCGTGGGCTCAGCAGCGGCGAGAACTACACGAAGGTTCTCGAACCGCTAGCCGACAAACTGCAAGCCGCGCTAGGCGCCTCACGCGCAGCCGTCGATGCTGGCTTCGTACCGAACGACTATCAGGTCGGTCAGACGGGCAAGATCGTCGCGCCGCAACTCTATATCGCCGTCGGCATTTCAGGCGCGATCCAGCATCTGGCCGGCATGAAAGACTCGAAAGTGATCGTCGCAATCAACAAGGACGAAGAAGCGCCGATCTTCAGCATCGCGGATTACGGCCTCGTTGGCGATCTGTTCACCGCCGTTCCCGAGCTCGCCAACGCACTAGCCTGAGATGCAAAAATCCATGCTGGCGATAACCCGCGACAACGTTCGGAGCGAAGCCGCCAAGCTCGCCGATAAAGAAGACGCCACGCTCTGGCGCTGGTTCTCCGAACTGTCAACTGGTTGCGAGTTTTGACGCTGATTTCGTAGAGGGCGCTCGAAATCCTGAGGCGCAAATCGATGTCGGGTACGGCACGCTGAAGATGCGACGACATGTTTCGTTATGCGAAGATGAAGGTATCGACAGGTCGAGCACAATCGCGACGCTGAGCCGGGCGCCGACGGTGCTACGCTAAGCCAGAAATTGAGATCAGTTTTGGCAGTAGTGCCGCAGATTGATCATCGTATAGGCGAGTGTCTTTAACGCGTAGTGCACGTCACTGATGCGTTCGAAGCGCAGCAGCAGACGACGGAACTTATCTTCCCATGCAAAGACGCGTTCGATGGTCCTGAAGCGCTCATCGAAGATCGCCGGATCAAAGTGCTGCTTGCGGCCCCGCTTCGGTGTTTTTCGCCCACGCGGGGGCTCTGTCAGGTTGATGGAGAGGCGGCGGTAGAATGAAGCGATGAAGAAAACGAAATCGCTTTATCACGGTCACCGCTTCCCCGCCGCTGTCATCAGCTGCGCGCTTCGCTGGTATTTCAGGTTCAGCCTGAGCCTGCGCGACATTGAGGAGTCGTTGCTCGAACGTGGTGTCGTGGTCAGCTACGAAACGATCCGTTGCTGGTGCGAGAAGTTTGGCGCTGGATTCGCCCAGCGCGCCAAAGCCGGACGGCGCAAGCCGGGTAGCACATGGCATCTGGACGAAATGTTCGTGACGCTGCGCGGCGAGCCGTATCTGCTGTGGCGAGCGGTCGACTAGCATGGTGCTGAACTCGACGTGCTGGTGCAAAAGCGGCGCGACAAGGCTGCGGCAAAGCGCTTTTTCCGGAGGGTGCTACGTTCAAACCCGGTGCCGCGCAAGATCGTCACCGACCAGCTACGCAGCTATCCAGCGGCAAAGGCAGAGATTCCCGAGCTTGTTCATGTGAAGCACGTTCTCGTCAAGGCGGCTGCACGGGTGAACAACCGCGCAGAGAACAGCCACCAACCGACCCGCAGGCGCGAACGGCAGATGTGTGGCTTTCGCGATGCGCGTCGCACGCAGGCGTTTCTCTCATGCTCCGGACCGATCCGGCAGCACTTCGCGTTGCCCAGACATCTGATGAACGCAGCATGTCATCGCGGAATGCTGCAGGAACGCTTCGCCAAATGGTATGACTGGACAGTCACCACCGCGGTATCCAACACTATCTGATAAGGATAACTACGTTTTAAGGGCGTTTGTCGGTGGCACCCGTCAACTTGACAATGCCGTACAGCGTGAAGATGCCGTAGTAGGTCGCTTCGCGAAGTGAGAGCGGTGCGAGCGCGTGTGTACCCAACGAGCGCACTGACTACGAGCCCGAAGTGCCTGACCGCAGCGAACGGCGCATCAAGCATGGCATCGCTAATTGTATCGACGACCAGTTCGAATCCTTCGCCGTCGGTAATGCTCGACGCTCTGCGCGCGGCAGTTGATCGGGGTTGCGGCAAGCTGGCGTCCCAACTCGCCATG
Above is a genomic segment from Paraburkholderia aromaticivorans containing:
- a CDS encoding DUF1330 domain-containing protein, coding for MTKGYIFAEVNIRSANSEWSEYSSKVQATLDAYGGVFLIRGGTQNVLEGTANGATIVVLEFESSQRAEEWYASTAYQDILPLRLRNADARVMCLSGSN
- a CDS encoding SDR family NAD(P)-dependent oxidoreductase, whose amino-acid sequence is MIETKGRLAGKVAFITGAGAGIGRVAAERFALEGAAVIIAEFDADSGEAVTEAILGHGGTAKFVRTDVTNENSVREAIKSAVEFGGKIDVLYNNAGGSSRIDARVTDCPADEFWRAVKLDLFGTWIACKYGIAAMLESGGGSVINSCSVFALVGTRGKDAYTATKGGIASLTRSMAVEYAPHRIRVNALAPAVTTTRRVLGLIETQPEVMNKTSERQLLGLVEPEEVAMTALFLASDESRKTTGQIFAIDGGFSIS
- a CDS encoding GntP family permease codes for the protein MALVIVLFSLAFLMLAAYRGYSVILFAPIAALGAVFLTEPAAVAPVFSGIFMEKMVGFVKLYFPVFLLGALFGKVIEISGFAAAIVAAAIRYIGRSRANVVIITVCALLTYGGVSVFVVVFAVYPFAAELYRQSNIPKRLMPGVIALGAFCFTMDALPGTPQIQNIIPSTFFRTTGWAAPALGVSGSVFMLVIGLIYVEWRRKSAMAKGEGYGTSLVNEPERLAENMLPNPVLAIMPLILVGVSNYCFTKWIPHWYGPSYTVAPEVLPGVHGQVTTSIKAVTAIWAVEAALILGIALVVLTAFRRVSATIADGTRAAAGGALLAAMNTASEYGFGAVIAALPGFMVVSDALKTIPNPLVNAAVSVGTLAGITGSASGGMSIALAATSDLLIRNAHAAHIPLDVLHRVVAMASGGMDTLPHNGAVITLLAVTGLTHRQSYREIFAITLIKTMAVAFVISVYYLTGWV
- a CDS encoding porin, yielding MRKLPLACAFLCSVSGVAHSQSNVLLYGILDEGVQFNSNAGGNRQYYLASGELNGSRWGMRGNEDLGGGLKAMFVLENGFDENTGKLGQGGLEFGRQAYVGLSNSLGTVTLGRQYDSVVDFVGILEAGDQWAGYLGAHPADNDNFNNTNRVNNAVKFTSRGLGGLTFGGMYSLGGLAGDPTRNQIWSFGAGYTSGPLVLGAAYLNVRNPNVSFYGSGGTVAATSGGVPGSNFGNSPVISGYASAHVLQVIGAGAAYTFGASTLGALYSNTRFKGLGDVSSGPVPVRGVSGSATLNNVELNFKYQFTPALLVGAEYVYTKGSGPNGVGDASYHQGALGIDYFLSKRTDIYAVVAFQKASGTDSSGKLAVASLSQITPSSTDKQTALRFAIRHKF
- a CDS encoding acyl-CoA dehydrogenase family protein, with the translated sequence MNFQHTEDRRMLADSLNRFIADQYPFNVRDHIAQSEEGFSLDMWKRFCELGIVGAFFDESVGGFGGDGVDIAVVFEALGRGLVVEPFLDVLIVGRALARAGNQVQRGIVAKLIDGDTIAALAHDEPGSHYEPARVATRAVRNDKGWVLSGAKGVVHQAEQADVLLVSARTSGGEHDEAGISLFVVPRVARGVEVRGYRKIDGGRAAEVALNDVALDAVALVGEEGTGLATLTLAIGYGLVALASEAVGAMDVAKEHTLDYLRTRKQFGAPIGTFQALQHRMADLSLDIEQARSAAINAAAAVAAEGVDRERTLSAAKYSIGRIGARVAEESIQLHGGIGMTWELPLSHYAKRLVMIDHQLGDEDHHLARYIEMGSAMAA
- a CDS encoding electron transfer flavoprotein subunit beta/FixA family protein, which gives rise to MKILVPVKRVVDYNVKVRVKSDGTGVDIANVKMSMNPFDEIAVEEAVRLKEAGVATEVIAVSAGVTQSQETLRTALAIGADRAILIESSEELQPLAVAKLLKALVDKEQPQLIILGKQAIDDDSNQTGQMLAALANLPQATFASKVVVADGKATVSREVDGGAETLSLMLPAVVTTDLRLNEPRYVTLPNIMKAKKKPLEIVKPEDLGVDVTPRLKTLKVVEPPKRSAGVKVADVKTLVEKLKTEAKVL
- a CDS encoding electron transfer flavoprotein subunit alpha/FixB family protein gives rise to the protein MTILVIAEHDNAALKAATLNTVAAAQKIGGDVHVLVAGHNAQGAAEAAAKVAGVSKVLFADALQLAEDLAENVEATALNIAKNYSHILAPATAYGKNIAPRIAAKLDVAQISEITAVISADTFERPIYAGNAIATVQSHDAIKVITVRATGFDPAAGEGGSATVEKIEAAPDAGISQFVSREVTKLDRPELTSANIIVSGGRGLSSGENYTKVLEPLADKLQAALGASRAAVDAGFVPNDYQVGQTGKIVAPQLYIAVGISGAIQHLAGMKDSKVIVAINKDEEAPIFSIADYGLVGDLFTAVPELANALA